The window attcgtccactTGGCCATGTTTTTCTCCAGAGGAAATCGAAAGTCCTATAttagaaatacaattcaaagtatcaaaattcttccaaattattaaccaaagtatactaagaatagggtaaaatatataatatgaaattacTCATCAAGACCCCCAACATAGAGCGTATATCAAATATGCAACCCGTCtgtggtattcagatcaaatctaaacatgcaagactcattaaactttttgaaaacattttgaaaaatcatgcaacccttaagatgtagtattcatcctaagtgaacttgcatatattaaccacaagaagtctTTGTTAATTTCAAGGACCAACCTCGGACCAAAATTGcttcaaattacttttctaaatgtcCTCATagtgatcaagcattaaaacaAATCGATAGTTTAaaccggtgattaataattcaaaacctgcatgcataatatcataagttaattgaaaataaactgcatattcttactaaggctcgtggcctcgccctagcaaaagagaattagttacgaacaatcataaaatgaaacattattaaaaacaagtgatagaaaacaccttgtaaaTAACCAAAAGCTCTCTCAGCCGAATTCTCATTCTTCTCTCTAAAAACTCTAATGGCTAAAcaaccttatttatactactataCAATTAAAATCCTTGCTAGAAAAGGTCTTCTgaaaactaggaaacacaaTAACTTAAGAGAAACTAGGAAATATAATCTTAATCAAATATGGGAAATTTGCCTAGCCACAAATTAGCCACGTTTCTGCATCTTCAAGGCTCCAAAACAGGCCCAAAACAACTAGAATTAAAGCTTTAGATGTCCTGAGCATAATTGCAAACGGTCTTGAACCCAAAAGACATCAGCTTGGATGCTGAAAAAGACCAAATTAAACAAGCCAAAAAGGTCACTTTGACAGCACTGCACGCTGCTCCTTTCTTTCTTATCCATAAATTATTCGGTTGGTAGAAAAATATGCAACTTTGAAATGAACAAGCTGAGAGAcacacgaacatcctccaattggaatcactccaaaattcatccgtttgatcactttttgcttaAGAGGAAGTCAAATGTCTTATATTGTAAGTATAAAGTAAAGTATCAAAAATCTACAAAAtaaccaatactaagattagggtaaaatatatagcacAATATTGACTCATCAGGAGACTGTAGACATAATTGTGAGTATCAATAACTTGATCCTcaagtaatttattatttaagtgaTTTGATATTCAAGTGATCTTGCAGAGCCAATATGACTAGAATAGTAGAGTCCTAACTCCAATTACGTAATACCGATTTAGTAAGACTGATTGTGGTAGGACATAAAATATGTGATTGTGATTATGAGTACCTCTCATTAGGCTTGATTGAGAGATATTCTAACAACTACCTATAAAGGATTGTCCCTGCTCTCACAGTACATGTCCTATACCAATGCTAAATCCTATTCACTAGCAATAGCATTTTAGATTGTAGAGGATAGAAGATAGTTCCGAGTTCTTCATCGCCATTATTTTTCTATGTATTCTACAAATAAGTTTGTCTATATTTTATATCGATTCGACTCATTATTCGTGATCCTGATGTCTAgtttttatgctttcaaaataTGTCTTACACGAAAGACTTACATTCAACCAACAAGAAAGCTAATATTCACTAGTATTAAAAATTGCAAGATGTATAACTACCATAAAGGCAtgacgagaaaaaaaaaactgcaccAACGTTTGATAATCTTGTTAGAAGATAGGAGAAACGTGGAGGGGAATAGAGATAAAGTGCGACCAGAACCATGAAGACTTTATCGccaaacaaaactaaaatatagGAGAAGCGTAGAGGGAATGACGAGCATCTTTGAAATTTTGGATTAGAAAACATAAAAGATTCAATCAATTCATAGAATGCATTTTTGAGTTTAACAATTAGATCTAGGTTCAAGAACTTAAAAACGGAAATGATGAACACATATTTTAATCTTTTACGCACTTTTCTTTATTCTTGATTGTTGATTCCATTTGATTTAGTTAATCCAATGTTTAGAAATAAAGAGGGATtgtaaaaagctaaaaaggaTGTGAGAAAATCTCTCCTCTAAAAAAATTGAGctactaaaaaatcaatatatattataatacatttGCATGAAGACTCTTATCGCCAAACGAAACTACACCTAGAAGATTTATATATATTGTTAGAAGATAGGAGAAATGTGGACGGAATGACGAGCatcttttggaattttggatTAGTAAACAAAAATATTCAATCGATTCCTAGAAGGCATTCTTGAGTTCAACAATTAGACCTAGGTTCATGAACTTAAAACGAGAAagaataaacatatatttttagttttgatcgTTGATTCTATTTGATTTATTAATCTAAtgacttaaaataaaaaagggattttaaaaaactaaaaatgttGTGTGAAAATCTGTTCCTTAAAAGAATTGAgccattaaaaaattaatataattataataCATTGTTGGATTTAACGATTAAACGTGCTCAAGAATTTGAAGAAATTTATTGTGTGAAATATGAACCACTAAAAAGCTTTCTTTGGGATTTTGGACCAGATTTGGTGGTAATAAGACTCCATCAATGGAACATGAGGCATATGAAGGAAAATATTCGACCAAAACAAAAGCGAAAGGGAATATTCGAGCACTCTCACTTCCTGTGCGTAAGtgtagagatttttcagtgttgCCGTCAGATCGAGGAGGCAAAGACGAAAACATGTCGCGGAAGCATGCCCAGCACGTGGAATTCAACCCTCGTTAGGTAGAAAAACACGGGTTTGCTGGATTGGCGGCTGCTGCTTCAAAAGTTTCCGACCCACCATTCCATTCCAGTCCACGGACTCCACAGACTCCACAGAAACCATGGAGAAATAATGGTGGAGAAAAATTGAATCTTTTAGGGAGAATATGGACATGGGGTTTGCTGGATTGGCGGCTGCTGCTGCAAATGTTGGATTTGGAGAAGCAGAATATGAATTTGGATCGAGCGCGAGCAGGGCTCGAGCTGCCTTTCAATGGGGTGGAACCGTCTTTGCCTTGTGAGTCACTTCGCTACTCaaaaaattattcttttcaTTCTTTTACAGTTTTACTTTGTATTCAACTGTCCCGGCTGGTTGAAATCTGGAAACCCAATTCATGAATTCGAATGTTACTTCCAGTGCTTGCAGTATTAGTTAGAATTAGTGAGACGACATTGATTTTGGTTTGCTTGGATTGGATGCATATGGTGCAAAAGGATGGCTATGTGTTGCTGAACTCTCAAGATGTGGACTTTGTTTCCATTCTCTACTTACCATATGCATCGATGATTTggatttttaattgaaattgcAGCTCCATTTAACAGTCTGTTTAAATTCTGTATTGGGTTTGATAAATTAAACCGGAAGAAGAAACATATGAGAAAATCCTGTGAAATTTCTAGTTGAGTAATTGATGACAGAGCAAAGTAATTACCTTTCTTCCTATTATTTTTCAGTTTAAATTTATCAGTTTGTTTTGAGTGGCCCTGCCCACGAGTGTTTTGGTTTTCGTCTAATTCCATTGTTGTCACTGAAGTTTCGCGAGTCACATTTATGAGTATGATAGATTGATAGGTCATTAGAGACTGTTAAAGTACCTGTAAAAGTAAAATCTGTAATTTGTACTTAAATTTGACTGTTGTGACATTTTTTATTGTAACTGATAGATACTTGATATATTGAGATATATTTTCGATCAAATCGCTACCTTGTctgatagattttgtatgaTGGCTTGAAATTGAATAgcacatttttctcttttattccTTTGGATCAAATTTTGTTGTCTATTGATGTGTTCTTTGTTTCACTTTTCAATTTACAAAACTTCATATGTCCGGGGTTAAGGTTTCCAGTACATGCGTTGTATTGTTTGTGACTGCTACTTGATATTTGTCAATGATGATCACCTTTTCTCGATATTCAATTTCTACCAAAGCCTCTTTCATCAATGAGGTCTTCAGAAGGAAACTTTAGATAGACTACATCTGATTCCATCTTATTTTGACATGTCAACATAGCTCTTAGCACAGTAATTAATTCCCCAAATCCAACATTTTTTTTGCACAGAATTTTGTTAATCTTGAACCGAGCAGGGCGGAGATCAGCCATGCAAAGTAACTTTCTTGTACTGTACTTGTTTACAAGCTTCCCAACAGTCTTGTTCAAAATTTTGAGGTGCTTACTGATCAATTCCTTTCAAATTTGCATAACTAATATGCCCACATATCCATCAAACTTACAAATCGAAGTATGCAGGGGGCAATTCGGTTATTGGGTTTCCTTTCTAGCTGTTGCCGCAAACCTCTTCTTTCCTCAAACTATTCCAGGTATCTTTATAATCTTGACCATGACGTACTTCTTGACTTATGTCTATGATATGATTGTATTGTTATTTTAGATTTTCGGTTTCtgatgattatatatgtgtgcAGTTTCTCGTTTTCTCTTGTTTGTCGTCACACCTGTCTGGGTCGCTAACGGACTGCGTGATAGTATCGTGGGCTGCATCTTTTGTCTAATACTCGGAGTTTCGCTGGTCATAACAGAGATTCGAGGAATCGGAGGTTTTTGTAACTGTCGATGTAattttcattgctttgcttattGTCTTTGTATAGGATTTATCTTCTTCTTTACAATATTGTATCTATGCTCAGAAATTTGGTAGAAAAGGAGAAGATGTAACATGTATTCTAGATCATTTATCGGCTTGTTTCGATGGCTTGTTCCGAACTCAACGTTGTTTATGAATATTACTGAACAGCTCCATTGCAGATGCCATATCTACTTAGGCCAGATATATTTGATTGTGTTCATACTGTAAATCAACATAAAGCACTAATGCTTTGAAAATCTTTTACATCTATGTTGGCAAAGTTTCTGCCGTGTGAAATGCAGATTTGGAGACTTGGACCTTATGTCGAGTAAGAGTCTAATTGCCCGTCTGACGCATCATATATAGGAGAAATTATTGGGTACAAATTGGGCCGTGTCACGTGATAAGGGAACACTAATAGAATACGATAGTGTATGTATCTTGTTGCACGAGGGTTTGAAAATCATAACAAGTATTTAATTGTTCTTTAGTGTGCCTTCCTAACCAATGTTGATAACTGCCAAAGATTAGTATTATAATACAAACCTACTTTTCTTAAtaagaacagaaaaaaaaaaaaaaaaaaattcttttttttaatattccaAATCTTTCTaggcattttttttcttgacaGAACAACTCCAAATCTTTCAATTCAAGAAAAATGGATATCCCCCATCTCATATCTGCTAATGGCTCACCATTTTTGTTGCTCTTGTTTGATTTTTGCTCAGTAGCCTTACGAGGGACAGACCTTCACGGATTGTTACAACCCAAAAACCTACTCAAAATCTGTTCTTGGCTACACCTGCAATGGAGCAAGCAAGAGTTGCGAAACATTCCTCACCTTCAGATCCCGGGCACCTTACAACATGGTCTCTGCCATCTCCAATATGCTGACTTCTGACGTGTCTCAGC of the Pyrus communis chromosome 1, drPyrComm1.1, whole genome shotgun sequence genome contains:
- the LOC137715305 gene encoding cold-regulated 413 plasma membrane protein 4-like — encoded protein: MDMGFAGLAAAAANVGFGEAEYEFGSSASRARAAFQWGGTVFALILLILNRAGRRSAMQSNFLVLYLFTSFPTVLFKILRGQFGYWVSFLAVAANLFFPQTIPVSRFLLFVVTPVWVANGLRDSIVGCIFCLILGVSLVITEIRGIGGFCNCRCNFHCFAYCLCIGFIFFFTILYLCSEIW